In Erigeron canadensis isolate Cc75 chromosome 6, C_canadensis_v1, whole genome shotgun sequence, the following are encoded in one genomic region:
- the LOC122603848 gene encoding plasma membrane-associated cation-binding protein 1-like, whose amino-acid sequence MGYWKSSVVPKFKKIFEKNPKKIAAAEACKSFDDSKEEYTKEFEEKKSELQTKVIEIYEASATEIKELVKGPKAASLKKNSTGVTNFFEELSKIEFPGSKPVHEACSKFGPTLVQGPIFFVFEKVSTFIVVEEKETTTTKDKEVAVEEEKKEEIAAETEVTKTAVEVVAEPAEPKPAC is encoded by the exons ATGGGTTACTGGAAGTCCTCAGTCGTACCAAAGTTCAAGAAGATTTTCGAGAAAAACCCCAAGAAAATCGCTGCAGCTGAAGCTTGCAAGTCATTTGATGATTCCAAG GAAGAATACACCAAAGAATTTGAAGAGAAGAAAAGTGAACTACAAACTAAAGTAATTGAAATTTATGAAGCTTCTGCTACCGAAATTAAG GAATTGGTTAAGGGACCAAAGGCTGCTTCCTTAAAGAAGAATTCTACTGGAGTTACCAACTTTTTTGAAGAACTTTCTAAAATTG AGTTCCCGGGATCAAAACCGGTGCATGAAGCGTGTTCCAAGTTCGGGCCAACACTAGTTCAAGGGCCTATTTTCTTTGTATTCGAGAAGGTATCGACCTTCATAGTCGTGGAAGAGAAGGAAACAACGACCACCAAAGATAAAGAGGTGGCCGTAGAGGAAGAGAAGAAAGAAGAGATAGCCGCCGAGACTGAGGTAACAAAGACCGCCGTGGAGGTGGTGGCAGAACCGGCAGAGCCAAAACCAGCTTGCTGA